From a region of the Alnus glutinosa chromosome 1, dhAlnGlut1.1, whole genome shotgun sequence genome:
- the LOC133871462 gene encoding small ribosomal subunit protein eS8: MGISRDSMHKRRATGGKKKAWRKKRKYELGRQPANTKLSSNKTVRRIRVRGGNVKWRALRLDTGNYSWGSETVTRKTRILDVVYNASNNELVRTQTLVKSAIVQVDVAPFRAWYLQHYGVDIGRKKKAAAKKDTPEEGEGTTEETKKSNHVVRKIEKRQQGRKLDPHIEEQFSSGRLLACISSRPGQCGRADGYILEGKELEFYMKKIQRKKGKASGAAA; this comes from the exons ATGG GTATCTCGCGTGACTCGATGCACAAGAGGCGTGCCACTGGAGGCAAGAAGAAGGcatggaggaagaagagaaa GTATGAGCTTGGCCGTCAGCCTGCAAATACTAAGCTCTCAAGTAACAAGACTGTGAGGCGAATTCGTGTTAGAGGAGGCAATGTGAAATGGAGAGCCCTCAGATTGGATACTGGGAATTACTCATGGGGTAGTGAAACTGTCACCCGTAAAACACGTATCCTGGATGTTGTTTACAATGCTTCAAACAATGAGCTTGTCAGAACGCAAACTCTGGTGAAAAGTGCCATTGTTCAGGTGGATGTTGCCCCATTCAGAGCGTGGTACCTTCAGCATTATGGAGTGGACATTGGTAGGAAGAAGAAGGCAGCTGCTAAGAAGGACACTCCTGAG GAAGGAGAAGGAACTACAGAGGAAACCAAGAAGAGTAACCATGTTGTCAGGAAGATTGAGAAGCGCCAGCAAGGCCGTAAACTTGATCCCCATATTGAAGAGCAGTTTAGTAGTGGTAGATTGTTGGCTTGCATCTCTTCTCGACCAGGCCAATGCGGTAGAGCTGATGG ATACATCTTGGAAGGAAAAGAACTGGAGTTCTATATGAAGAAGATCCAGAGGAAGAAAGGCAAGGCTTCTGGTGCTGCTGCTTAA
- the LOC133858489 gene encoding peptidyl-prolyl cis-trans isomerase FKBP62-like, which produces MDDDFEFPTANMDEDMDVPEDDPVSPILKVGEEKEIGKTGLKKKLVKEGEGWETPGTGDEVEVHYTGTLLDGTQFDSSRDRGTPFKFKLGQGQVIKGWDEGIKTMKKGEKAIFTIPSELAYGESGSPPTIPPNATLQFDVELLSWTSVKDICKDGGIFKKILAEGEKWENPKDLDEVFVKYEARLEDGTLILKSDGVEFTVGEGYFCPALAKAVKTMKKGEKVLLTVKPQYAFGEMGRPASGDEAAVPPDATLQITLELISWKAVSDITKDKKVLKKTLKEGEGYERPNDGAVVQVKLIGKLHDGTIFTKKGHDEEPFEFKIDEEQVIDGLDRALKNMKKGEVALVTIQPENAFGPSETQQELAIVPANSIVHYEVELLSFVKEKESWDMNTQEKIEAAGKKKEEGNALFKTGRYERASKRYEKAIRFIEYDSSFSDEEKQQAKVLKTTCNLNNSACKLKLGDYKQAEKLCTKVLELDSRNVKALYRRAQAYIQLVDLDLAELDIKKALELDPDNRDVKLEYKILKEKVREYNKKDAQFYGSIFTKMNKYEQARSANAEAKQEPVPMTIDGKA; this is translated from the exons ATGGATGACGACTTCGAGTTCCCGACCGCGAACATGGACGAGGACATGGACGTTCCGGAGGATGACCCTGTTAGCCCGATTCTCAAGGTGGGCGAAGAGAAGGAGATTGGGAAGACCGGGCTGAAGAAGAAGCTGGTCAAGGAGGGTGAAGGCTGGGAGACTCCTGGCACAGGGGACGAAGTTGAAG TTCATTATACTGGGACGTTGCTAGATGGAACTCAGTTCGACTCGAGCCGTGATAGGGGGACCCCGTTCAAGTTCAAGCTTGGCCAAG GACAAGTGATCAAGGGATGGGATGAAGGTATTAAAACCATGAAGAAGGGTGAGAAGGCTATTTTCACCATTCCTTCTGAGTTGGCCTATGGCGAGTCTGGATCCCCTCCAACTATTCCACCCAATGCCACTCTTCAGTTTGATGTGGAGTTGCTGTCTTGGACTAGTGTCAAGGACATATGCAAAGATGGGGGCATTTTCAAGAAAATACTTGCTGAAGGGGAGAAATGGGAGAACCCAAAAGACTTGGATGAAGTTTTCG TTAAGTATGAAGCTCGGCTTGAAGATGGAACACTCATTTTGAAATCTGATGGGGTGGAGTTCACTGTTGGTGAAG GCTATTTCTGCCCTGCCCTGGCAAAAGCTGTGAAAACAATGAAGAAAGGAGAGAAAGTCCTCTTGACAGTGAAGCCACAAT ATGCATTTGGGGAGATGGGTCGACCGGCATCTGGTGACGAAGCTGCTGTGCCTCCAGATGCCACGCTCCAGATAACTCTTGAGTTGATCTCTTGGAAGGCTGTTTCTGATATTACCAAAGACAAGAAAGTTCTGAAAAAGACCTTGAAGGAGGGAGAGGGATATGAGCGCCCAAATGATGGGGCAGTTGTTCAAG TGAAACTAATTGGCAAGTTGCATGACGGGACTATCTTTACAAAGAAGGGTCATGATGAAGAGCCATTCGAATTCAAAATCGATGAAG AACAAGTTATTGATGGTCTTGATAGAGCTTTGAAAAACATGAAGAAAGGCGAAGTTGCTCTGGTGACTATTCAACCAGAGAATGCTTTTGGACCATCTGAAACACAGCAAGAATTGGCAATTGTTCCTGCCAATTCAATCGTACATTATGAAGTTGAGTTGCTCTCCTTTGTTAAG GAGAAGGAATCTTGGGATATGAACACGCAGGAGAAGATTGAAGCAGCtggaaagaagaaggaagaagggaATGCATTGTTCAAGACTGGTAGATATGAAAGAGCGTCAAAGAGATATGAAAAG GCTATAAGGTTCATCGAGTATGACTCTTCTTTCAGTGATGAGGAGAAGCAGCAGGCGAAGGTGCTTAAAACCACCTGCAATCTAAACAATTCAGCCTGCAAGCTGAAACTTGGAGACTACAAGCAGGCTGAGAAGCTTTGTACAAAG GTGTTAGAACTTGACAGTAGAAATGTGAAAGCTCTTTACAGGAGGGCGCAAGCATACATACAGCTTGTTGACTTGGATTTGGCAGAGCTGGATATCAAGAAGGCTCTTGAGCTAGACCCAGATAACAG GGATGTAAAACTggaatacaaaattttgaaggAGAAAGTAAGAGAGTATAACAAGAAGGATGCCCAGTTTTATGGCAGCATATTTACAAAGATGAACAAATATGAGCAAGCAAGATCAGCG AATGCAGAAGCAAAGCAGGAGCCAGTGCCAATGACCATTGACGGCAAGGCATGA
- the LOC133871471 gene encoding protein transport protein SEC23 E-like, which yields MSEMANTDPEGLDGVRMTWNAWPRTKVEASKCVIPLAASISPIRPHPDIPTLPYAPLRCKTCSAVLNPFARVDFLAKIWICPFCYQRNHFPPHYSMISETNLPGELYAQYTTTQYALPQNPNPNPNFDSSSLSPVYLFVLDTCMIEEELGFVKSALKRAIGLLPENVLVGFVSFGTQVRVHELGSEMSKVYVFLGSKELSKEQVLEQLALGVPARRAGGVGYQKGAPSGFPNSGITRFLLPASDCEYTLNVLLDELPTDQWPVPPGNRASRCTGVALSVAAGLLGACSMGTGARIIALVGGPCTEGPGTIISKDLSDPVRSHKDLDKDAAPYFKKAVKFYESIANQLVSQGHVLDLFASALDQVGVAEIKVAIEKTGGLVVLAESFGHSVFKDSFKHVFEEGEQSLGLCFNGSLEINCSKDIKIQGIIGPCTSLEKKGPVVADTVIGEGGTTAWKMCGLDKSTCLTVFFDLSSSDRSNTPGTVNPLLYLQFLTSYQNPEGQLMLRVTTVSRRWIDSAVSSEELVQGFDQETAAVVMARLTSLKMEIEEGFDATRWLDRSLIRLCSKFGDYRKDDPASFTLNPSFSLFPQFLFNLRRSQFVQVFNNSPDETAYFRMLLNRENISNAAVMIQPSLISYSFNSLPAPALLDVASIAADRILLLDSYFSVVIFHGMQIAQWRNAGYHNQPEHQAFAQLLQAPHDDAQMIIHERFPVPRLVVCDQHGSQARFLLAKLNPSATYNNAHEMAAGSDVIFTDDVSLQIFFEHLQRLAVQS from the exons ATGTCGGAGATGGCCAACACAGATCCCGAGGGTCTCGACGGAGTGCGCATGACGTGGAACGCCTGGCCGCGCACCAAGGTGGAGGCCAGCAAGTGCGTGATCCCACTCGCGGCGTCCATCTCCCCGATCCGCCCCCATCCGGACATCCCCACGCTCCCTTACGCGCCCCTCCGATGCAAGACCTGCTCGGCCGTCCTCAACCCCTTCGCGCGGGTGGACTTCTTGGCCAAGATCTGGATCTGCCCCTTCTGCTACCAGCGCAACCACTTCCCCCCTCACTACTCCATGATCTCCGAGACCAACCTCCCCGGCGAGCTCTACGCGCAATACACCACCACCCAATACGCGCTcccccaaaaccctaaccctaaccctaactttGATTCTTCTTCGCTCTCGCCCGTCTATCTCTTCGTGCTTGATACCTGCATGATCGAGGAGGAGTTGGGGTTTGTGAAATCGGCGCTAAAGCGTGCCATCGGGTTGTTGCCGGAGAACGTGCTCGTTGGCTTCGTTTCGTTTGGGACTCAGGTTCGGGTGCATGAATTGGGGTCGGAGATGTCCAAGGTTTACGTCTTTCTGGGGAGCAAGGAGCTTTCCAAGGAGCAGGTTTTGGAGCAATTGGCACTCGGCGTTCCGGCCCGGCGAGCCGGTGGAGTGGGGTATCAGAAGGGTGCGCCGAGTGGGTTTCCAAATTCGGGCATTACACGCTTCTTGTTGCCCGCTTCGGATTGCGAGTACACGCTCAATGTG CTGTTGGATGAGTTGCCAACGGATCAGTGGCCTGTTCCGCCTGGGAATCGAGCATCACGGTGCACAGGTGTGGCTCTAAGTGTTGCAGCGGGATTGCTTGGAGCTTGTTCGATGGGCACTGGTGCTCGGATTATAGCTCTGGTTGGTGGTCCTTGCACGGAAGGGCCGGGCACg ATTATATCAAAGGATCTATCAGATCCGGTACGTTCACATAAAGATCTCGATAAGGATGCAGCACCTTATTTTAAGAAAGCGGTCAAATTCTATGAAAGTATTGCAAATCAACTGGTCAGCCAGGGTCATGTTTTAGACCTTTTTGCATCTGCACTTGATCAG GTTGGGGTTGCAGAAATCAAAGTTGCTATTGAAAAGACTGGTGGCCTTGTTGTTCTAGCTGAAAGTTTTGGTCATTCTGTATTTAAAGACTCTTTCAAGCATGTGTTTGAAGAAGGGGAGCAGTCTCTTGGACTTTGTTTTAA TGGCTCACTTGAGATCAATTGTTCAAAGGACATCAAAATCCAGGGGATAATTGGACCTTGCACATCTTTGGAAAAG AAAGGACCTGTTGTTGCTGATACTGTCATCGGGGAAGGGGGTACAACAGCATGGAAAATGTGCGGTCTTGATAAAAGCACTTGCTTGACAGTGTTTTTTGATCTTTCATCAAGTGATCGGTCAAATACTCCAGGAACTGTTAATCCGCTGTTGTACTTGCAGTTTCTTACAAG TTATCAAAACCCTGAAGGTCAATTAATGCTTCGAGTGACAACTGTTAGTAGAAGATGGATTGATAGCGCTGTTAGCTCAGAG GAATTGGTACAAGGATTTGATCAGGAGACTGCTGCTGTAGTAATGGCAAGATTGACTTCCCTGAAAATGGAGATAGAG GAAGGGTTTGATGCTACACGGTGGTTGGATCGGTCTCTCATTCGCCTCTGTTCGAAATTTGGTGACTACCGTAAGGATGATCCTGCGTCTTTTACATTAAATCCTTCTTTTTCGTTGTTCCCTCAGTTCTTGTTTAATCTGCGACGATCACAATTTGTACAG GTTTTTAACAACAGTCCAGATGAGACTGCCTATTTCCGCATGTTGTTAAACCGGGAAAATATCTCCAATGCTGCTGTTATGATCCAACCATCGCTGATATCATATTCATTCAATTCGCTGCCTGCACCCGCATTATTGGATGTGGCTTCCATTGCAGCTGACCGTATTCTCTTGCTGGATTCTTATTTCAGTGTCGTAATTTTCCATGGAATGCAAATTGCTCAGTGGCGTAATGCAGGATACCATAATCAGCCAGAACACCAG GCATTTGCACAATTATTGCAAGCTCCTCATGATGATGCCCAAATGATCATTCATGAACGTTTCCCTGTCCCTAGATTGGTGGTATGCGATCAGCATGGCTCCCAG GCTAGATTCTTATTGGCGAAATTGAATCCATCAGCTACATACAATAATGCTCATGAAATGGCTGCTGGGTCAGATGTAATCTTCACAGATGACGTGAGCCTTCAAATTTTCTTCGAGCATCTTCAGAGGCTAGCTGTGCAATCTTGA